The following proteins come from a genomic window of Deltaproteobacteria bacterium:
- a CDS encoding ABC transporter ATP-binding protein, giving the protein MAVHLAMTDLENNFSEASDSPLPRLAVRGFSLMLDNRVVLDDLYFEVAKGEVLGILGPNGCGKSTLLKCMTGLWKPDRGTLWLDGAALDDTARKLRAVMGVVFQEPSLDNELSAAGNLKLAGALFGLTSSETTQRIEDLLGFMELSGRAKDKTSTFSGGMRRRLELARSLIHNPEILLLDEPTAGLDPVSVQRTWQRILALRDFRDLSVLVTTHRAEEAASCDRLVVMDRGHVICTETPDRLMSNVAGDVISMNVDEPEAMLEGLKSVFGANARIVDGAVEWERPEAHAWVPRIVESFETRIFNSITVRKPTLADAFYHLTGHGLTAEDEL; this is encoded by the coding sequence GTGGCAGTACATCTTGCTATGACGGATTTGGAAAACAATTTTTCCGAAGCATCCGATTCGCCTCTTCCCAGATTGGCGGTGCGTGGGTTTTCGCTCATGCTAGACAACCGCGTGGTTTTGGACGACCTCTACTTTGAGGTGGCCAAAGGCGAGGTGCTCGGCATCTTAGGCCCCAATGGCTGCGGCAAATCGACTTTACTCAAATGCATGACCGGTCTCTGGAAGCCAGATCGCGGAACGCTCTGGCTTGACGGAGCTGCTCTCGACGATACCGCGCGTAAGCTGCGAGCAGTTATGGGCGTTGTGTTTCAGGAACCCAGTTTGGACAACGAGCTGAGCGCTGCCGGGAACTTAAAGCTGGCGGGTGCTCTCTTTGGTTTAACCAGTTCTGAAACAACCCAGCGGATTGAAGATCTTCTGGGTTTTATGGAGCTTTCAGGCAGAGCCAAAGACAAGACCTCCACTTTCTCCGGAGGAATGCGAAGGCGCCTCGAGCTTGCGCGCTCTTTGATTCATAATCCTGAGATTCTTTTGCTCGACGAACCAACCGCTGGCTTAGACCCCGTTTCAGTTCAGCGAACTTGGCAGCGTATCTTGGCTTTGCGTGATTTTAGAGATCTCTCCGTGTTGGTAACCACACATCGAGCCGAAGAGGCAGCCAGCTGTGACCGGCTTGTGGTCATGGACCGAGGCCATGTGATTTGCACAGAGACTCCCGACCGACTGATGAGCAATGTTGCGGGCGATGTGATTTCGATGAATGTTGATGAACCCGAAGCAATGCTCGAAGGGTTGAAGTCGGTATTCGGTGCGAATGCCCGGATTGTTGATGGGGCAGTTGAGTGGGAGAGACCCGAGGCTCATGCTTGGGTACCACGTATTGTAGAATCGTTTGAAACCCGTATTTTTAATTCTATTACGGTTCGCAAGCCTACGTTGGCCGACGCTTTTTATCACCTAACGGGCCACGGTTTGACCGCCGAGGATGAACTATGA
- a CDS encoding prepilin-type N-terminal cleavage/methylation domain-containing protein — translation MLGFLAADNGTTSETVSIVSNPTKSRLRVARGPDERGFTLIEVTVALVIFTLAVLIAARMQGNAVRSLKRTGETSMAMNLAASTLESLRVEMAFDDIDGTGPNVYYDRFGYGFLNTGLANPAPLNAANSKYMVRWSAESRDYYVDVNVAVYWNAGGVGAPVVPSEAKYKVRTVNTRIVNREVFRR, via the coding sequence TTGTTAGGTTTTTTAGCAGCCGACAATGGCACGACTTCTGAAACGGTAAGTATTGTGAGCAACCCAACCAAATCTCGACTTAGAGTCGCCCGCGGGCCTGATGAGCGGGGATTTACCCTCATTGAGGTCACCGTTGCGCTTGTGATTTTCACACTGGCAGTTTTGATCGCAGCCAGAATGCAAGGCAATGCCGTGCGCAGCTTAAAGCGAACCGGTGAGACTTCCATGGCGATGAACCTAGCGGCATCGACACTTGAGAGTTTACGCGTTGAGATGGCTTTTGATGACATCGATGGGACGGGCCCCAATGTTTATTACGACCGATTTGGCTATGGCTTTCTAAATACCGGCTTGGCGAACCCCGCTCCATTAAACGCCGCGAATTCAAAGTACATGGTCCGGTGGAGTGCGGAGAGCCGTGATTATTACGTTGATGTTAATGTAGCCGTTTATTGGAACGCCGGCGGTGTTGGCGCTCCCGTGGTCCCCAGTGAAGCGAAGTACAAGGTGCGAACTGTGAATACGAGAATCGTGAACCGGGAAGTGTTCAGACGATGA
- the cyoE gene encoding protoheme IX farnesyltransferase gives MSLAKPRLSLFVILTAVGGISFAPGSHPPLKSLIAILCTSLIVGGANALNCFFERDKDGQMRRTMTRPFPSGRLPLFWPMLFWLTVVLVSLPLLAWSANLLTAGIGLGALVTYAFIYTPLKYKTPQALYVGAIPGAAPPLMGWTTVTNSLDLGGLSLFAVLFFWQLPHFLAISLYLKEDYGRAGMQLYSIVYGERRTRIAIVVTSVLLVPATLSLVPLGLANMFYGACALALGAALVVYALKGFRPGAGNKWARSMFLATLIYIPLLFGAMVAGAV, from the coding sequence ATGTCGCTGGCTAAACCGCGGCTGTCTTTGTTTGTGATCTTGACTGCTGTGGGCGGGATCTCCTTTGCCCCGGGTAGTCATCCTCCGCTTAAATCTCTCATCGCAATTCTTTGCACTTCGCTCATCGTGGGTGGAGCAAACGCTCTAAACTGCTTTTTCGAACGCGACAAAGATGGCCAGATGCGGCGGACAATGACCCGCCCCTTTCCATCCGGAAGACTACCTCTGTTTTGGCCCATGCTTTTTTGGCTCACGGTGGTTTTGGTCTCCTTGCCTCTTTTGGCTTGGTCGGCAAACCTTCTTACGGCAGGGATTGGCCTGGGTGCACTGGTCACCTATGCATTCATTTACACGCCTCTTAAGTACAAAACGCCTCAGGCTTTATATGTCGGTGCAATTCCAGGAGCGGCCCCGCCCCTTATGGGTTGGACCACAGTGACCAATTCTTTGGATTTAGGCGGACTTTCTTTGTTCGCCGTACTCTTTTTTTGGCAACTTCCGCATTTTCTCGCCATAAGCCTCTACTTAAAAGAGGATTACGGTCGGGCCGGTATGCAATTGTACTCCATTGTATATGGGGAACGCCGTACCCGGATCGCGATTGTGGTGACATCGGTTCTTTTAGTGCCAGCCACTCTCAGTCTTGTTCCTCTTGGGCTCGCAAATATGTTCTACGGGGCGTGTGCGTTGGCTCTAGGTGCGGCTTTGGTTGTTTACGCCCTTAAGGGGTTTCGACCGGGAGCAGGGAACAAGTGGGCGAGAAGTATGTTCTTGGCCACACTTATTTATATTCCTTTGCTTTTCGGCGCGATGGTAGCTGGAGCAGTTTAA
- a CDS encoding SycD/LcrH family type III secretion system chaperone: MSQSSEIDNTAGQYLEFMIHGFMNGLITLQELEGISDEEMETIYALGYNFFTYGKYDAAKDIFTGLTAYAPYTAHYWRALGAVNQQLKEYPEAVAAYDMAIANDDMDVVSYVYRGESQILSRNVPAGLEDLQAVLQIGSNMPNFAPWVQRAELLLSLHMRAPE; encoded by the coding sequence ATGAGTCAATCGAGCGAAATCGACAATACAGCCGGGCAATATCTCGAATTTATGATCCATGGATTCATGAATGGTTTAATCACCCTTCAAGAACTCGAGGGCATCAGTGACGAGGAGATGGAAACCATCTACGCCCTTGGTTACAACTTCTTCACCTACGGTAAATACGATGCTGCTAAAGACATCTTCACCGGCCTAACGGCTTATGCGCCCTACACTGCCCACTATTGGCGAGCCCTCGGTGCAGTCAATCAACAGCTCAAAGAGTACCCTGAAGCCGTCGCGGCCTACGATATGGCGATTGCCAACGATGATATGGATGTTGTGAGCTACGTGTATCGAGGAGAATCTCAAATACTCTCAAGAAATGTTCCAGCCGGGCTCGAAGATCTCCAAGCAGTCCTTCAAATCGGCTCAAACATGCCAAACTTTGCCCCATGGGTTCAAAGAGCGGAACTTCTTTTAAGCTTACATATGCGCGCGCCTGAATAG
- a CDS encoding ABC transporter permease, with translation MTGLKYDLSTIYVLWRRDLMRFFTQPARLVGALLQPLILWLILGSGLTPTFELPGIEIAYLEYFFPGVVMMVLVLSSIFSTLSIIEDRSQGFIQMVLAGPGSRSALVIGKCLGSTSVALIQVAFFILLAPAAGISLGNIAWPLLLSTMMLMSLGLTAFGFFVAWLVNNSNGYHAVQMTLLVPLWVLSGAMFPPHAEGSVLGFLMGLNPIAYGMTGLRHAFYEGSAPISTILNLTPEAALMAVSAFALCALVMAMLCCEQRR, from the coding sequence ATGACCGGGCTAAAATACGATTTAAGTACGATTTACGTTTTGTGGCGCCGCGACCTCATGCGCTTTTTTACCCAGCCAGCTCGGTTGGTAGGGGCATTGCTGCAGCCACTTATCCTTTGGCTCATTTTGGGATCGGGTCTAACACCGACCTTTGAATTGCCGGGAATTGAAATTGCTTACCTGGAGTATTTTTTCCCTGGTGTGGTGATGATGGTCTTGGTGCTCTCATCTATTTTCTCTACGCTCAGTATTATTGAAGACCGTTCTCAGGGCTTTATCCAAATGGTTTTGGCAGGTCCGGGCTCTCGGTCAGCTTTGGTCATTGGTAAATGCTTGGGTTCAACAAGTGTGGCTTTGATTCAGGTGGCCTTCTTTATCTTGTTGGCTCCAGCGGCTGGTATCTCACTGGGCAATATTGCTTGGCCTTTGCTTTTATCAACGATGATGTTGATGAGCTTGGGTCTCACGGCGTTTGGTTTTTTTGTTGCTTGGTTGGTGAACAATTCAAATGGTTACCATGCAGTTCAAATGACGCTTCTGGTGCCGTTATGGGTTTTGAGCGGAGCGATGTTCCCACCCCACGCCGAAGGCTCGGTTTTGGGATTTTTAATGGGTCTCAATCCCATAGCTTATGGGATGACCGGTCTTCGTCACGCATTTTATGAAGGCAGTGCGCCGATAAGCACGATACTTAACTTGACCCCGGAGGCTGCTTTGATGGCAGTGTCCGCGTTTGCTTTGTGTGCTTTGGTGATGGCGATGCTCTGTTGCGAGCAGCGCCGCTAG
- a CDS encoding PQQ-like beta-propeller repeat protein produces MRIFATISMFLVLVGCIEPVQLEWKFDLGAPSLSTPLVTDAFIAVGTSQGVRILTRQGSQRCSFDKAGEVISRPATDGERIFFGSTNYLIYAMDNHCKELWSFQTRDRVKADPIVENGVVYVGSYDGHFYALDAKTGKAVWTFPENQANTKKPSEFEIVNEDPKSAATKAPNEAAAPQVQNQGPTDVGGFSYSSAAIQDGVIFVGNLDYRLYALDAATGQMLWRYKTEAPITSSPTVANSTVYFGSNDGNVYAINIENPKQPTVRWKVPTRDWVNSSVCLDEGSAYVGSNDRRLYALDAKSGGARWSFATRGPAISVPAVFKNLVFIAGGAGDGTVYALNKKTGDLHWRFRTGDKIESDPIVSVEDRHLYVSSSDGYFYAFLINSTVQRR; encoded by the coding sequence ATGCGAATTTTCGCCACGATCTCAATGTTTTTAGTTCTGGTTGGCTGTATTGAGCCGGTTCAGTTGGAATGGAAGTTTGACTTAGGCGCACCAAGTCTTTCGACACCTTTGGTTACCGATGCTTTTATCGCCGTTGGCACAAGCCAGGGCGTTCGTATTTTAACGCGCCAGGGCTCACAGCGTTGCTCGTTCGACAAGGCAGGTGAGGTGATTAGCCGTCCAGCAACGGATGGTGAGCGTATCTTCTTTGGCAGCACGAATTATCTCATCTATGCCATGGATAATCACTGCAAGGAGCTTTGGAGCTTTCAAACGCGCGATCGGGTAAAAGCTGATCCGATTGTTGAAAATGGTGTGGTGTACGTGGGCAGCTACGATGGCCACTTTTACGCACTTGATGCGAAAACAGGTAAAGCGGTTTGGACCTTCCCAGAGAACCAGGCAAATACGAAGAAGCCCTCTGAGTTTGAAATCGTAAACGAGGATCCGAAATCAGCCGCAACAAAGGCACCAAATGAAGCTGCGGCGCCTCAAGTTCAAAACCAGGGTCCAACGGATGTTGGAGGCTTTTCTTACTCGTCCGCAGCTATTCAGGACGGGGTTATTTTTGTAGGCAACTTGGATTACCGACTTTACGCTCTCGACGCCGCGACCGGGCAGATGCTCTGGCGGTATAAAACGGAAGCTCCTATTACTTCGTCTCCAACAGTAGCCAACTCAACCGTTTACTTCGGGAGCAATGATGGCAACGTTTACGCCATCAATATTGAAAACCCGAAACAACCCACCGTGCGCTGGAAAGTGCCGACTCGGGATTGGGTAAACTCGTCGGTATGCCTTGATGAGGGCTCGGCCTACGTTGGTTCAAACGACCGGCGCCTCTACGCCTTGGATGCCAAGAGTGGAGGAGCACGGTGGAGCTTTGCGACACGGGGACCCGCTATTTCCGTCCCAGCGGTTTTCAAGAACCTGGTCTTCATTGCAGGCGGAGCCGGCGACGGAACTGTTTATGCTTTGAATAAGAAGACCGGTGATTTGCATTGGCGTTTTCGGACCGGTGATAAAATCGAGTCAGACCCCATTGTTTCCGTTGAAGACCGTCATCTTTATGTCTCCAGTTCCGACGGCTATTTCTACGCTTTCCTGATTAATTCAACGGTTCAGAGGCGCTAA
- a CDS encoding PQQ-binding-like beta-propeller repeat protein, giving the protein MKYFIHLGLLLVLVGTGATVWADAEAILLAPRTFSEYFTDDLLEDTTEAGNGEPCSELGCARSYGWGKGYVTHARVGFAVREGNYTRMPQARPPAPAPLPPSIKPTQVVAGHFRTNSNGGTPQVPQDVIALTASSGGCHLHYMMNKGPDDSGENHLGWNVGVLVPSNTWTTGHFVSGQANGADNWWLDVDGQTGGGDGINDPGADCQADENNDLSADNQYGTALFAGDFDSDGWTDVLYLRAADRNRAGFLDLAYMFWNTGVLNAQGVPVFQRAKLASNTPLYEKGVAWHFSSDIGEVVDMDNDGRSDLVLASSSGSSHRIIVFRQQGSPNRSDPFRNGEVVIVDQAIGPAADSNNPARTNFGCLANDGPTRGITALTVADFSGDGQKDIIIGSMSEQYMFYYFKTGPANTAYESTTILNPRGGVTGLHKGNWNLEGGEDILLTRSGKGCYGDLYPEANLWLLENQEADLERARFNFDYDAPLASMSNHIHYATPLDLDHDEDGYLDFMMGTNQTWGSYYYYVHNIWKGLYNADAVIMSKRMDNLNSREEAIVRATFSGVIAEDYDDTTMDVEFYLSNNGQDWDLLPLDELPPSVGGTGPNPHIFTTFGTDLRWAIVSKAQAVATVGDAENAALNQTDKVAKVVPKFSGIQIAVNGIGAEYYSRSGLSQKLGTDERIIYSASFRYPGNEGFLRAYDLTDVGVGQAQSGVNPGPNPHLSLMWEAGALLKDRASTSRRILTYEVNDSGDVGSLVELSEGTPDLANMLGFTENDDAVSLFQFVRDGLDHPDGWKFYDVGHSSPVYVGAPTGPAEYGAYSVNNYEAFQEAEVSRNGVVYIGSNGGGLHAFDADTGHEKWMFIPNNLLSKLKDLRDDSNNYRADYIMDGPIVIQDVYQESLGKWRTVLLAGQAKGVGGDGFNYYFALDITDPGTDPIPLWEYSDTTDNEGDVCSGNPQYETEECQPGACDDGCSQDGRVYAQQDSETYGEMVVLDAAYADVLVDMTAISGNNSRLTVDAGSQSCPTPSSSQSLQGVYASGCPLAQYKFNLEAAKDKFFVFMRVRNTEDTGANLLWYSINNDESYARVDETIKVTAGSGTDWKWVKSLVQPVLGSGNHDLTIWSLSDKLEVEQIVITTKDLNIGSLEAANLSSECLEICQPQVCQTVTKVVADPTNMEWPECGVGKELKCCSYASNSSTYLEGGSFCRPVAEDCASSVPDAAMGETWSEPAIGRVLLNNKAEWVVFFASGYSNLKNSNVGRTVYALDAYTGEKLKDWTLKEEAPALGEGSAEIPTINIENALTASPMLVDLSTEDKPGYGYVDRLYIGDLEGRVWKIVMDVNSRGNIDQWKRCVFFDAGDYDGDGLRNWAPIITRPQVAMIETGQPNVFFGTGGDDRAPNDVRYRFYAVQDEEPPGVCAAETDLSKAKNATDMRFGNTGNFEWVMGDGFKNSEWPLQPVTNASEEGDSGDRYWSDPLIVDNELIYFASLAGKIESVDPTVNIAGGDSKIYCVAIRNSSELNLKAGESCWTSGSVFERESVKIRKAMMVQGIAQEAWARDALPQGTDEANIFYQRFSESETPPPTLVHQGTGRAGLIKILRWREVPL; this is encoded by the coding sequence ATGAAATATTTTATTCACCTTGGGCTATTACTCGTTTTGGTCGGTACCGGCGCAACCGTTTGGGCTGATGCAGAAGCTATTTTGTTAGCGCCACGAACCTTTTCTGAATATTTTACCGACGACTTGTTGGAGGACACGACTGAGGCCGGTAATGGTGAACCTTGCTCCGAACTCGGCTGTGCCCGTTCATATGGTTGGGGTAAAGGTTATGTGACTCATGCACGTGTTGGCTTTGCGGTACGAGAAGGTAATTACACGCGTATGCCTCAAGCCAGGCCTCCAGCGCCTGCACCTCTTCCTCCCAGTATTAAGCCCACGCAGGTTGTGGCGGGTCACTTTCGGACCAACTCAAACGGCGGAACGCCTCAGGTGCCTCAAGATGTGATCGCGCTAACTGCCAGCAGCGGCGGTTGCCACTTGCACTATATGATGAATAAGGGTCCCGACGATTCTGGTGAAAACCATCTAGGTTGGAACGTCGGGGTTTTGGTCCCCAGTAACACCTGGACCACCGGGCACTTTGTTTCAGGTCAAGCTAACGGTGCAGACAACTGGTGGTTGGATGTTGACGGGCAGACTGGTGGCGGCGATGGGATCAATGATCCAGGGGCGGATTGCCAGGCTGATGAGAACAACGACCTCTCGGCGGACAATCAATACGGGACAGCACTTTTTGCCGGTGACTTTGACAGCGACGGATGGACGGATGTGCTTTATTTACGTGCGGCAGACCGCAACCGAGCAGGCTTTCTAGATTTGGCATACATGTTTTGGAATACGGGTGTACTGAATGCCCAAGGTGTGCCGGTTTTTCAGCGGGCTAAATTAGCCAGCAACACACCTCTCTACGAGAAGGGCGTCGCTTGGCACTTTTCCTCTGATATTGGGGAAGTCGTAGACATGGACAATGATGGTCGCTCGGATTTGGTACTCGCATCAAGCTCAGGATCATCTCACAGAATCATCGTCTTTAGGCAGCAGGGCTCGCCCAATCGCAGCGACCCATTTCGCAACGGCGAGGTTGTAATCGTCGACCAGGCTATTGGTCCGGCGGCAGACAGCAATAACCCTGCTCGAACAAATTTTGGGTGTTTGGCTAACGATGGCCCCACACGGGGTATCACTGCGTTAACGGTGGCTGATTTTAGTGGTGATGGCCAAAAAGATATTATCATTGGCTCAATGAGCGAACAGTATATGTTCTACTATTTTAAAACCGGCCCGGCTAATACGGCCTACGAGTCCACCACAATTTTGAATCCCCGCGGAGGCGTAACCGGTCTTCATAAAGGGAATTGGAACCTAGAAGGCGGCGAAGACATCCTGCTAACCCGTTCAGGAAAGGGTTGTTACGGAGACCTCTATCCGGAAGCCAACTTGTGGCTACTTGAAAACCAAGAAGCCGATCTGGAACGCGCGCGCTTTAATTTCGACTACGATGCCCCACTTGCGTCTATGAGCAACCACATCCACTACGCAACGCCTCTAGACTTAGATCATGATGAAGACGGTTATCTCGACTTTATGATGGGCACCAATCAAACTTGGGGCAGCTATTATTATTACGTTCATAATATTTGGAAGGGTCTCTACAACGCAGATGCTGTGATCATGTCCAAGCGTATGGATAATCTCAATTCACGCGAAGAGGCGATTGTACGAGCAACTTTTTCGGGAGTGATTGCTGAGGACTATGACGACACGACGATGGACGTTGAGTTTTACTTAAGTAACAACGGCCAAGATTGGGACTTATTGCCCCTCGATGAATTACCGCCCTCAGTAGGTGGTACCGGCCCCAATCCTCACATTTTTACAACCTTCGGTACGGATCTGCGATGGGCGATTGTTTCTAAAGCCCAAGCGGTTGCGACGGTGGGTGACGCGGAAAACGCAGCTCTGAATCAAACGGATAAGGTCGCTAAAGTCGTCCCCAAATTCAGTGGGATTCAAATAGCGGTCAATGGCATTGGCGCGGAGTATTATTCAAGATCTGGGCTCTCTCAAAAACTCGGCACAGACGAGCGTATTATTTATTCTGCATCTTTTCGATACCCCGGTAACGAAGGCTTTTTACGAGCGTATGATTTAACCGATGTTGGAGTGGGTCAGGCTCAAAGTGGTGTGAACCCCGGACCGAACCCTCATTTGTCTTTGATGTGGGAGGCTGGAGCTTTGTTGAAAGACCGAGCAAGCACAAGCAGAAGAATTCTAACCTATGAGGTTAATGACTCGGGCGATGTTGGATCTTTGGTCGAGTTGTCGGAAGGGACCCCAGATCTTGCCAATATGTTGGGATTCACTGAGAACGACGATGCGGTCTCGCTTTTTCAATTTGTTCGCGATGGCCTCGACCACCCAGATGGCTGGAAGTTTTATGACGTGGGGCACTCCTCGCCCGTGTATGTTGGGGCGCCGACCGGCCCGGCTGAGTATGGCGCATATTCGGTGAATAACTACGAGGCCTTTCAAGAAGCCGAGGTAAGCCGAAATGGTGTGGTTTACATCGGTTCCAATGGCGGCGGACTGCATGCTTTCGATGCAGATACAGGTCATGAGAAATGGATGTTCATTCCAAACAACTTGCTGAGCAAGCTTAAAGATCTCAGAGACGATTCAAACAACTACCGTGCCGATTACATCATGGATGGACCGATTGTGATTCAGGATGTCTACCAGGAATCTTTGGGGAAGTGGCGAACCGTGTTGTTAGCCGGTCAAGCCAAGGGCGTTGGTGGCGACGGGTTCAACTATTATTTTGCATTAGATATTACCGATCCTGGAACTGACCCGATACCATTATGGGAATACAGCGATACGACAGACAATGAAGGTGACGTTTGCTCAGGTAATCCACAATACGAAACAGAAGAGTGTCAACCCGGCGCATGCGATGACGGATGCTCTCAAGACGGACGCGTTTATGCGCAACAAGACAGCGAAACTTACGGCGAGATGGTGGTTCTAGACGCAGCATACGCCGATGTACTTGTGGATATGACTGCGATCAGCGGTAACAATTCTCGGCTGACGGTGGATGCTGGGTCGCAGAGCTGCCCCACGCCCTCTTCGAGCCAAAGCTTGCAGGGCGTTTACGCAAGTGGCTGCCCGCTGGCTCAATACAAGTTTAACCTTGAAGCAGCGAAGGATAAGTTCTTCGTCTTTATGCGTGTTCGAAATACAGAAGATACCGGCGCCAACTTGCTTTGGTATTCCATTAATAACGATGAATCTTATGCTCGCGTGGATGAAACAATTAAAGTGACTGCTGGAAGTGGCACCGACTGGAAGTGGGTCAAAAGTTTGGTTCAACCGGTATTGGGATCAGGGAATCACGATTTAACGATCTGGAGCCTGAGCGACAAGCTAGAGGTTGAACAGATTGTCATTACGACCAAGGACTTAAATATAGGTAGCTTGGAAGCGGCAAACCTTTCCTCAGAGTGTTTGGAGATTTGCCAGCCTCAAGTTTGTCAGACAGTGACGAAAGTTGTTGCAGACCCGACGAATATGGAATGGCCCGAATGCGGAGTTGGTAAGGAGTTGAAGTGTTGCAGTTATGCTTCAAACTCAAGCACCTATCTTGAGGGCGGAAGTTTTTGTCGGCCGGTGGCAGAAGACTGTGCAAGCTCTGTTCCGGATGCGGCCATGGGTGAAACGTGGAGTGAACCCGCGATTGGCCGAGTGCTATTAAACAACAAGGCAGAATGGGTTGTGTTCTTTGCCAGCGGTTACAGCAATCTTAAAAACAGCAATGTTGGCCGTACCGTTTACGCACTGGATGCTTACACGGGCGAAAAGTTAAAAGACTGGACTCTTAAAGAAGAGGCGCCTGCTCTTGGTGAGGGCTCGGCTGAGATTCCAACGATCAATATTGAAAACGCTTTGACGGCCTCACCGATGCTTGTGGATCTGAGTACTGAGGACAAGCCTGGTTATGGCTATGTGGACCGGCTTTATATTGGCGATCTAGAGGGCAGGGTTTGGAAGATTGTGATGGACGTGAACAGCCGTGGCAATATCGATCAATGGAAGCGCTGCGTATTCTTCGATGCCGGTGATTATGATGGAGATGGTCTGCGTAACTGGGCACCGATTATCACTCGGCCGCAAGTTGCGATGATTGAAACAGGGCAACCCAACGTTTTCTTTGGTACCGGTGGAGACGATAGAGCACCCAATGATGTGCGCTACCGGTTTTACGCGGTTCAAGATGAAGAGCCTCCTGGGGTTTGCGCTGCAGAAACAGATCTTTCGAAAGCCAAGAACGCAACAGATATGCGTTTCGGCAACACGGGCAACTTCGAATGGGTCATGGGCGATGGCTTTAAAAACTCCGAGTGGCCACTTCAGCCCGTGACGAATGCAAGTGAAGAAGGCGACAGCGGAGACCGGTACTGGTCAGATCCTCTTATCGTTGACAATGAACTGATTTACTTTGCCTCTTTGGCGGGCAAGATCGAGTCTGTGGATCCAACGGTTAATATCGCGGGCGGTGATTCAAAGATATACTGCGTGGCGATTCGAAACTCTTCGGAGCTTAACCTCAAAGCCGGTGAGTCTTGTTGGACATCCGGTTCTGTGTTTGAGCGTGAGTCGGTGAAGATTAGAAAAGCGATGATGGTTCAAGGTATTGCCCAGGAAGCATGGGCCCGAGATGCTTTGCCGCAAGGCACGGATGAGGCGAATATTTTTTATCAGCGCTTTTCTGAGTCTGAAACTCCTCCGCCAACACTTGTTCACCAAGGAACTGGCCGCGCAGGGTTGATTAAAATTCTACGCTGGCGTGAGGTACCGTTATGA
- a CDS encoding PilZ domain-containing protein, which translates to MSENGENRREFTRVRIQLDAEISADDKASINGVAEDLSLNGVYIPSTGKLPIGTECTIALFLDGRDIRLEVVGKVTRQNEGGMAIEFTGVPLDDLEHLRNLIRFNAEDPNTVEDEFDSHIGLKPRDED; encoded by the coding sequence ATGAGTGAAAATGGAGAAAATCGGCGTGAGTTCACTCGCGTTCGAATCCAGCTCGATGCCGAAATAAGTGCCGACGACAAAGCTTCTATCAATGGCGTAGCCGAAGACTTAAGTCTTAACGGCGTCTACATTCCAAGCACTGGGAAGTTACCGATCGGTACTGAATGTACTATCGCGCTTTTTCTAGATGGCCGGGATATTCGCCTGGAAGTGGTAGGAAAAGTGACGCGTCAAAACGAGGGCGGCATGGCCATTGAGTTCACCGGTGTTCCACTTGATGATCTCGAGCACCTCCGTAACTTGATTCGGTTCAATGCTGAAGACCCAAATACTGTTGAAGATGAGTTTGACAGCCACATCGGGCTAAAGCCGCGCGACGAAGACTAG
- a CDS encoding prepilin-type N-terminal cleavage/methylation domain-containing protein has protein sequence MRRAERGFTLTELMVIVGIIGILATISAGDFRKWLRSQKLNELTREVFHTLVVARSKAVKNGVTVTVTFSNAGLLAFVDYDEDGVFTRNSDSIIYQGKVGDRQLSTRANTVVEVTDAPAKVLFNGQGYSVNDDGEPRPARVRIFDTHPTVASDNIHFLGITYPGAVRIE, from the coding sequence ATGCGAAGGGCAGAGCGAGGTTTTACGCTCACTGAGTTGATGGTCATCGTGGGTATCATTGGTATCTTGGCAACTATCTCGGCTGGTGATTTTCGCAAATGGCTACGGAGTCAAAAACTTAATGAGCTTACGCGAGAAGTGTTTCATACCTTGGTGGTGGCCCGCAGTAAGGCTGTTAAAAATGGTGTGACTGTAACCGTTACGTTTAGCAACGCTGGGCTTTTGGCGTTTGTTGATTACGACGAAGACGGCGTGTTCACGAGAAATTCAGATTCGATAATCTATCAGGGTAAAGTTGGCGATCGACAGCTTTCAACGCGCGCCAATACCGTGGTGGAGGTGACCGATGCTCCCGCCAAAGTGCTCTTCAATGGGCAAGGTTACAGTGTAAACGACGACGGCGAACCGAGGCCGGCTCGGGTCCGCATTTTCGACACCCATCCGACAGTGGCCAGTGATAACATCCACTTTTTGGGTATTACTTATCCGGGCGCCGTACGTATCGAATAA